A region from the Arachis ipaensis cultivar K30076 chromosome B01, Araip1.1, whole genome shotgun sequence genome encodes:
- the LOC107648468 gene encoding uncharacterized protein LOC107648468, with protein MITLTPDYAQANGQVEAANKILISLIKKHIGNKPRTWHETLSQVLWVYRNSPRGSTSTSPYKLVYGHDAVLPIEVNLNTLRVSKQNDLPVDDCWNAMFDELNELDSE; from the coding sequence ATGATTACCTTAACTCCTGATTATGCACAAGCTAATGGGCAAGTGGAGGCAGCAAATAAGATCTTGATAAGTTTGATCAAGAAGCATATCGGGAATAAACCCCGAACGTGGCATGAGACTTTAAGCCAAGTGTTGTGGGTTTATCGAAATTCGCCAAGGGGGTCAACAAGTACTTCGCCCTATAAACTGGTTTATGGCCATGATGCAGTGCTACCAATAGAGGTTAATTTGAATACTTTGAGAGTATCCAAACAGAATGATTTACCAGTTGATGACTGCTGGAATGCGATGTTTGATGAGTTGAATGAATTGGATTCAGAGTGA
- the LOC107617223 gene encoding glucan 1,3-beta-glucosidase-like, with translation MDLHAVQGSQNGNDHSGARDGYIEWGDSYIPNTVSVIDFFARRYGDNPSLGGVELMNEPSGVNLDSLKNYYKQAYDAVRRYSQSAYVIMSNPLDHDSKVLLSFVQHFNNVVIDVHYYNLYSDYFNSQNTQQNIDFIRNQRASDLSGVSSTNALSFVGEWTSAWSVQGASKEDYQNYAQAQLDVYSRATFGWAYWSYKCQYDQ, from the exons aTGGACTTGCATGCAGTTCAAGGTTCTCAGAACGGCAATGATCACAGTGGGGCAAGAGATGGATATATAGAATGGGGAGATTCATACATACCAAACACAGTCTCAGTCATTGACTTCTTTGCACGAAG ATACGGTGACAATCCAAGCCTAGGAGGAGTAGAATTGATGAATGAGCCATCGGGTGTCAATCTAGATAGCCTAAAAAACTATTACAAGCAAGCTTATGATGCTGTGAGGAGATATAGCCAGAGTGCTTATGTCATCATGTCAAACCCATTGGATCATGATTCTAAAGTACTTCTCTCATTTGTCCAACATTTTAATAATGTAGTCATTGATGTGCATTACTACAATCTTTATTCCGATTACTTCAATAGCCAGAACACACAACAAAACATTGACTTCATAAGAAATCAAAGAGCCTCGGATCTCAGTGGTGTCTCTTCAACTAACGCTCTTAGTTTTGTTG GGGAATGGACTAGTGCATGGAGCGTGCAAGGTGCATCAAAGGAAGATTATCAGAACTATGCACAAGCACAATTGGATGTGTATTCACGTGCAACCTTTGGATGGGCATATTGGTCCTACAAATGTCAATATGATCAATAG